The Balneolaceae bacterium genomic sequence CGCCGTATCGTCGAAAGACGAAGGGAAGGGGGACTGACGTGGGCAACTGCTATCTTCTGGTTATCGACGGCCTTGGAGTCGGGGCCCAGGAAGACGCTGCAGACTACGGGGACCATAACGCCAATACCCTGGGCCACGTATGCGCGCAAACCGGCTGCCGCCTGCCGAACCTGGGCCGGCTGGGACTGGGCAACATACTGGAGCTCCCCTCCGTGCCGTCCTCTCCCAATCCCCTCTGCGCGTGGGGACGCATGCGCGAGACCTCGCCCGGCAAGGACTCCACCACAGGGCACTGGGAGCTGGCCGGCGTGCGTCTGGAGCGTCCTTTTCCCACCTACCCGGAGGGCTTTCCGGAGGAGGTGATCGAGTCCTTCTGCAGGGTCACCGGACAGTCCGGCGTGCTCTGCAACCGGCCCCGTTCGGGCACCGAAGTCATCGCCGACTACGGAGAGGAGCACCTGCAGGACGGCAGGCCCATCGTCTACACCTCCGCCGACAGCGTCTTCCAGGTGGCCGCGCACACCCATGCGGTTCCATTGGAGGAGCTCTACCGCTGGTGCCGCCTGGCCCGCGAGGAAGTGCTGACCGGCGAGCACGGCGTGGGACGGGTGATCGCGCGGCCTTTCGAGGGCGAGCCCGGAAGCTTCGAGCGCCTCTCGCACGCCCGCCGGGACTATTCGCTCGACCCGCCCGAGCCCAACCTGCTCTCGCTGTTGCAGGAGGCGGGCATAAAGCGCTACTCCATCGGCAAGGTATCGGACCTGTTCGGGGAGCACTACTTTACGCAGTACCGCAAGACGCGCGGCAACGCAGAGGGCCTCTCCCAGCTTCTGAGCCTCATGTCGGCCGCCGAAGACAGTTTCGTCTTTGTGAATCTCATCGACACGGATCAACAGTACGGCCACCGCCTCGACCCGGAGGGCTACGCGGCCTGTCTTCAGGAGCTGGACCGTGCCGTACCGGCCATCTTCAGCAAGCTGAAGGAGGGGGACCTGCTCATCGTGACGGGCGACCACGGCAACGACCCTACCTCCGAGAGCACCGACCACAGCCGCGAATTCGTCCCCCTGCTGGTCTTCCCGGGTCCACCGGCCGATCTCGGCACACGCGAAACCTTCGCCGATGTGGCCTGCAGCGTGGCTGAATTCTTCGGGCTGGAACATTCTTTTCCCGGACATAGTTTTTACTAAGTCTGATAAA encodes the following:
- a CDS encoding phosphopentomutase; translation: MGNCYLLVIDGLGVGAQEDAADYGDHNANTLGHVCAQTGCRLPNLGRLGLGNILELPSVPSSPNPLCAWGRMRETSPGKDSTTGHWELAGVRLERPFPTYPEGFPEEVIESFCRVTGQSGVLCNRPRSGTEVIADYGEEHLQDGRPIVYTSADSVFQVAAHTHAVPLEELYRWCRLAREEVLTGEHGVGRVIARPFEGEPGSFERLSHARRDYSLDPPEPNLLSLLQEAGIKRYSIGKVSDLFGEHYFTQYRKTRGNAEGLSQLLSLMSAAEDSFVFVNLIDTDQQYGHRLDPEGYAACLQELDRAVPAIFSKLKEGDLLIVTGDHGNDPTSESTDHSREFVPLLVFPGPPADLGTRETFADVACSVAEFFGLEHSFPGHSFY